One Oceanotoga teriensis genomic window, TTTTCATTTTTTTTGAAATTTGTATCAAATCTCTCATCTGTATATAGGATTTGCCTATAGTTAAAGATGTTTTCACAGGACCTAATACATTCATATTAATCACCATATTTATTATAGATATTTTTGATTGCATTTTTAAAGTCATCAGGAATAGGGGCTATAAACTCCATCCATTCATTTGTTCTTGGGTGAAATAAATTCATTTTCACCGCATGAAGCATTTGTCTATTTATACATAATTCGTTTTCAAATTTTCCGATTTTTGAATAAGTACTATCGCCTAAAAGCGGAGATTTTAAATATTTAAAATGAACTCTAATCTGATGTGTTCTTCCTGTTTTTAAGTTTATCCATACTAAATTTAAATTGTTATTAAATTTTTTAATAATTTTATATTTAGTGATAGATTCTTTTCCGCCCTCTATTATAGCCATTTTATGTCTTTGTGTTGGATGACGTGAAATAGGTCTATTTATAATTCCTTGAGGTCTTTGAATAGGGCCTTTAGTAAGTGCAATATAAAATTTTCTTATAGTTCTTTCTTGAAATTGTTTTGAAAGATTTTCTCTGGCCATATTGTTTTTTGCTACAATTATTAATCCGGAAGTATCTTTATCTAATCTATGAACTATGCCTGTTCTTAATTCATCACCAATATCTTCAAAATCATCTATATGACCTTTTAATGCATTTACCAAAGTTCCATTATATATTTTTCCTGCTGGATGAACTATCATATTGTATGGTTTATTTATTACTATTATATCATCATCTTCATATATAATATTTAAATTTATATTTTCTGGTAAGATCTCTGGTTTTTCTGGTTTTTCTGGTACTTCTATGTATATTAGGTCACCAGTTTTAATTTTATAATTAGGTTTTTTTATTTTTTTATTCACTTTTATTGAACCATTTTTTATAGAATTTTGTATAAAATTTCTTGAAATCCAATCCGGAACTTTTTTAGAACAGAACTTATCTAATCTTTCATCTTTTTCATTTTCATCTACTAAAATTTTTTCTATCATTCTTGTTCCCCCATATCAAATATATTACAAGTAAAAAACCACCTATTGTTACAAAAGAGTCAGCTATATTGAAGATTGAAAAATAAGGAACATAAAACATATCTACTACATAACCAAATCTGATTCTGTCTATTATATTTCCTATTGCACCGCCAATTATAAAGCATAATGATAGATCTAAAATTTTAGATTTGCTTCTTAATTTATCTCTAAATATTAATAATATGGTTGCAATAAATGTTGAAAAAATACCATGAAAATAAGCTTTTTCTGATAGCATTCCAAAAGCTATACCGGTATTTTCAGCATATGTCAATTTGAAGATTCCTAAGGATATTGGATTTAATTTTAAAACACTCTCAGACCAGTACTTAGTTAACTGGTCTAAGAGTATTAT contains:
- a CDS encoding RluA family pseudouridine synthase, whose amino-acid sequence is MIEKILVDENEKDERLDKFCSKKVPDWISRNFIQNSIKNGSIKVNKKIKKPNYKIKTGDLIYIEVPEKPEKPEILPENINLNIIYEDDDIIVINKPYNMIVHPAGKIYNGTLVNALKGHIDDFEDIGDELRTGIVHRLDKDTSGLIIVAKNNMARENLSKQFQERTIRKFYIALTKGPIQRPQGIINRPISRHPTQRHKMAIIEGGKESITKYKIIKKFNNNLNLVWINLKTGRTHQIRVHFKYLKSPLLGDSTYSKIGKFENELCINRQMLHAVKMNLFHPRTNEWMEFIAPIPDDFKNAIKNIYNKYGD
- the lspA gene encoding signal peptidase II translates to MSWTIPIIILLDQLTKYWSESVLKLNPISLGIFKLTYAENTGIAFGMLSEKAYFHGIFSTFIATILLIFRDKLRSKSKILDLSLCFIIGGAIGNIIDRIRFGYVVDMFYVPYFSIFNIADSFVTIGGFLLVIYLIWGNKNDRKNFSR